Proteins found in one Mangifera indica cultivar Alphonso chromosome 15, CATAS_Mindica_2.1, whole genome shotgun sequence genomic segment:
- the LOC123197599 gene encoding berberine bridge enzyme-like 15 has translation MVISRTYFVSTVTVLLLSASWATSTSILDDYMQCISAHSLIFSPSTFYTPDNSSFSSILQSSAQNLRYLVPSAPKPEFIFTPLCESNVQAAVICSKETGIHLRVRSGGHDYEGLSYVSQIEKPFFLLDLSKLRNVSVNIDDNSTWVQAGATIGETYYRIAEKSKVHGFPAGLCTSLGIGGHITGGAYGSMMRKYGLGADNVVDARIVDASGRVLDRQAMGEDLFWAIRGGGGASFGIILAWKLKLVPVPSTVTVFTVTKTLEEGATKLLYRWQQVVDKLDEDLFIRVIISPEASTEQQGKRTITTSYNALFLGGATRLLQVMEESFPELGLTRKDCIETSWIKSVLYIAGYPITTPPEVLLQGKSLFKNFFKAKSDFVKEPIPETALEGLWKRILEEEGPLSIWTPYGGMMSKISESEIPFPHRKGTIFKIQYLSTWQDDEKNVTQHFDWVRRLYDYMGPYVSKLPRTAYVNYRDLDLGENKDKNTSFIQASSWGAKYFKDNFIRLVKVKTQVDPDNFFRHEQSIPPLPRIREVDIE, from the coding sequence ATGGTGATTTCAAGAACTTACTTTGTTTCAACAGTTACAGTTCTTTTGTTATCTGCTTCATGGGCCACTTCAACTTCCATTTTAGATGACTATATGCAATGCATCTCTGCACATTCTTTGATATTTTCTCCTTCCACTTTCTACACCCCTGACAACTCTTCATTTTCCTCAATCCTGCAATCTTCTGCTCAAAACCTCAGGTACCTTGTGCCTTCTGCGCCCAAGCCTGAGTTCATCTTCACGCCTTTGTGTGAATCCAATGTTCAAGCAGCTGTTATTTGCTCCAAAGAAACTGGAATTCATCTCCGAGTCCGAAGTGGAGGCCATGACTATGAGGGCCTCTCTTATGTGTCTCAAATTGAAAAACCTTTCTTTTTACTGGACCTTTCAAAACTCCGCAATGTCAGTGTTAATATCGACGATAACAGCACTTGGGTTCAGGCGGGCGCCACCATTGGTGAAACATACTACAGAATTGCAGAGAAAAGCAAAGTTCATGGCTTCCCAGCTGGTCTTTGTACAAGTTTAGGGATCGGCGGGCACATTACAGGAGGGGCTTATGGTTCCATGATGAGGAAATATGGCCTCGGTGCTGACAATGTTGTCGATGCCCGAATTGTGGATGCTAGTGGCAGAGTTCTTGATCGGCAAGCCATGGGCGAAGACCTTTTTTGGGCGATAAGAGGCGGAGGAGGAGCAAGCTTTGGAATTATTCTAGCCTGGAAGCTGAAACTGGTTCCTGTGCCGTCAACTGTCACAGTTTTTACCGTCACTAAGACCCTGGAAGAAGGTGCCACAAAGCTCCTCTATAGATGGCAACAAGTTGTAGATAAACTGGATGAGGATCTCTTCATTAGAGTTATCATTTCGCCTGAAGCAAGCACAGAGCAACAAGGGAAGAGAACTATAACAACCTCATACAACGCCTTGTTTCTCGGCGGCGCCACCAGGCTCCTCCAGGTGATGGAAGAGAGCTTCCCTGAACTGGGTTTAACAAGAAAAGACTGTATTGAAACAAGCTGGATCAAATCAGTGCTTTACATTGCTGGATACCCAATTACCACACCTCCTGAAGTTCTACTTCAAGGGAAGTCTTTGTTCAAGAACTTTTTCAAAGCCAAATCAGACTTTGTCAAAGAGCCAATTCCTGAAACTGCACTTGAGGGGCTATGGAAAAGGATCCTGGAAGAAGAGGGTCCACTGTCAATATGGACCCCTTATGGAGGAATGATGAGCAAGATTTCAGAATCTGAAATTCCTTTCCCTCACAGAAAGGGAACCATATTCAAAATCCAGTACTTGAGTACATGgcaagatgatgaaaagaatGTGACGCAGCATTTCGACTGGGTAAGGAGGTTGTACGATTACATGGGGCCTTATGTTTCAAAGCTTCCCAGAACTGCATATGTGAATTACAGAGATCTTGATTTGGGAGAGAACAAGGATAAAAACACAAGCTTCATTCAGGCAAGTAGTTGGGGAGCTAAGTATTTCAAGGATAATTTCATCAGATTGGTGAAAGTGAAGACACAAGTTGATCCTGACAACTTCTTTAGGCATGAACAAAGCATTCCACCTCTTCCACGCATTAGGGAGGTGGACATTGAATAG
- the LOC123198345 gene encoding berberine bridge enzyme-like 13 translates to MGISSNFVVLVLVFLFSVSWATSNPAATLQSFKKCLSFNSIVSISSSSFYTPDNSSSFSSILNSTAQNLRYLEPSKPKPEFIFMPLAESQVQAAVICCKKLGIHLRVRSGGHDYEGLSYVSEIETPFVMVDLSKLRSINVDIQQNIAWVQAGATIGEVYYRIAQKSKVHGFPAGLCTSLGIGGHITGGAYGSMMRKYGLGVDNVLDARIVDAHGRILDRASMGEDLFWAIRGGAGASFGIILSWKIKLVPVPETVTVFTVPKTLEQGATKLLHRWQQIADKLDENLFIRVIIQTTAGQNDSRTVTTSYNCLFLGTANELLKVMKKSFPELGLLPKDCIETSWINSVLYIAGYPSNITAEFLLQGKPFLPKVYFKAKSDYVKEPIPEEALEGLWKRFLQEDSPYSIWTPYGGMMSRISESAIPFPHRKGNLFKIQYLTAWVDGEKSDERHMNWLRELYSYMGPYVSQSPREAYVNYRDLDLGMNKKRDTSYKEAKVWGEKYFKHNFYRLVKVKTKYDPGNVFRHEQSIPPLSFKS, encoded by the coding sequence ATGGGGATTTCAAGCAATTTCGTTGTACtcgttttagtttttttgttttcagtttCATGGGCAACTTCAAATCCAGCTGCAACTCTGCAAAGTTTCAAGAAGTGCCTCTCTTTCAATTCTATTGTATCTATTTCTTCCTCAAGTTTTTACACCCCAGATAattcttcatcattttcttcaatcCTGAATTCCACTGCACAAAACCTGAGGTATTTGGAGCCTTCAAAGCCTAAGCCTGAGTTTATTTTCATGCCTTTGGCTGAATCCCAAGTCCAGGCAGCTGTTATCTGCTGCAAAAAGCTCGGAATTCATCTCAGAGTCCGAAGTGGAGGCCATGACTATGAGGGTCTCTCTTATGTCTCCGAAATCGAAACGCCTTTTGTAATGGTTGACCTTTCCAAGCTTCGATCCATTAACGTTGATATTCAGCAGAACATTGCCTGGGTTCAGGCAGGCGCCACCATTGGTGAAGTGTACTACAGGATTGCTCAGAAAAGCAAAGTTCACGGCTTTCCTGCCGGCCTCTGCACAAGTTTAGGCATTGGTGGACACATTACAGGCGGAGCTTACGGTTCCATGATGAGAAAATACGGCCTGGGAGTTGACAATGTTCTTGACGCCCGAATTGTAGATGCCCATGGTAGAATTCTTGACCGAGCTTCCATGGGAGAAGACCTCTTTTGGGCCATCAGAGGTGGCGCCGGAGCAAGCTTCGGAATCATTCTCTCCTGGAAGATAAAACTGGTTCCGGTACCGGAAACTGTTACAGTTTTTACAGTCCCCAAGACCCTGGAACAAGGCGCCACAAAGCTCCTCCATAGATGGCAACAAATTGCAGATAAACTTGATGAGAATCTCTTCATCAGAGTCATTATTCAAACAACTGCAGGCCAAAACGACAGCAGAACTGTAACAACTTCATACAATTGCCTGTTTCTCGGCACTGCCAATGAACTTCTCAAGGTAATGAAGAAGAGCTTCCCGGAATTGGGATTATTGCCAAAAGATTGCATCGAAACAAGCTGGATTAATTCTGTGCTTTACATCGCCGGGTATCCAAGCAACATAACAGCAGAATTTCTTCTCCAGGGGAAGCCATTTTTACCCAAGGTGTATTTCAAAGCCAAATCAGACTATGTTAAAGAGCCCATTCCTGAAGAGGCACTTGAGGGGCTATGGAAAAGGTTTTTACAGGAAGATTCTCCGTATTCAATATGGACCCCGTATGGTGGAATGATGAGCAGGATTTCCGAATCTGCAATTCCTTTTCCTCACAGAAAGggaaatttattcaaaatccAGTACTTGACGGCTTGGGTAGATGGAGAAAAGAGCGATGAACGACATATGAATTGGTTAAGGGAGCTTTATAGTTACATGGGGCCTTATGTTTCTCAGTCTCCAAGAGAAGCGTATGTGAATTACAGGGATCTTGACTTGGGGATGAACAAGAAGCGAGACACGAGTTACAAGGAGGCGAAGGTCTGGGGGGAGAAGTATTTCAAGCATAATTTCTACAGATTAGTGAAAGTAAAAACCAAATATGATCCTGGAAATGTCTTCAGGCATGAGCAGAGTATTCCACCTCTGTCATTCAAATCCTAA